tcTCCTTCTTCGTGCTTCAAAGGGTATCGCCTGTCTTCAGCCAattgaatttgtattttgatgaTGATTCGATACTCGAATCTGTAGAGTAAACGTAAAATGTCCAACAGGGGACAAAAAATCCTTAAGTAAATTTATACAAACATGAGTGCCTTGAATTTGGAGGTCCTTCTATCCTATCCCGTGTTCGTAGAACTgtagtacataggtattaggtacctacctatgttgaGAGATACTTATTTAGTTACTCTGACTGAGAACTGATGCACATAAATGttaatatacctatatatttttttcttacaggtTGTCTATTTTGTAAATAGTGGATCTGAGGCAAATGATTTGGCTTTATTCCTTGCTCGTTTAtacaccaaaaattttgaaataatttcattccGAAATGGCTATCATGGCATGAGTCCTTACATGATGGGCACAACTGCTTTATCAACTTGGCGTTACAATGTTCCTATTTCCTTTGGTGTGCATCATGTAAGTAAGCTTATCTCaattcttgaattataaaaagtacataggtacataattacaTAAATAATATTACTCAAGTACAATTTGTTCCGAGCCATTAATCGTTAATTTCccaaagaaaattaatttatttatctaCTTATCAAAGCTatataattgataaaattgttcattttcagCAAATAACTTTCTTTTAATGATAAACAAGTTCAGTAATCGTCGACGTTTGAGTTATCATGTTTAAATTCGATCGCTAAAATTAACGTGAGGGaattaaaatgtcaaatttatTCACCGAGGGAGAATGCCAAGACCTCGACCTCTATGCTTTTCTTAATATTACTTACCTATCGAATAAAAATAGGCACCATAGTCCGAATAATCGCAATCTAATTCTCCATATTATGATCATACATACCTTACTTGTACAtattgtcaaaaatataatttgtgTGCGTGTTTTTTGATATGTTTCttcttctcatttttatttcatctcttcattctacaaatttgaaaaaatttaaattcggaGGTTTTTTTTGATGTGGACAGTTGTACTTCTGTATCTCTCTCAATAAAAATATAAGTACTTACTGCGATTCATTTAATACGtaaattgttcattttcatatttcacgaatgtaagaaaaaattttttgattttcatcatcatttttttttcaggccaTGAACCCAGATGTTTATCGAGGATTGTGGGGAGGAAAACACTGCCGTGATTCTCTTGTACAAACAACCAGAGATTGTGACTGTACAAAATACCGTTGCAAAGCATCTGAAAATTATTACGAACAGTTGGAAGAAGTTTTTAAGTATTCTATCCCTTGTGGACATGTTGCTGGTTTGATGGCAGAATCAATACAGGTCACCATGGTTAAACATAAgcgcaaaaaaataaaccataaaaatttaaataatgcgTTGTCTAAAATTTTACAGGGTGTAGGCGGTATTGTTCATTTTCCTAAAGGCTTTCTTCAAAAAGCTTACGATTTGGTTCATACAAATGGGGGAGTTTGCATTGCTGATGAAGTGCGTAACTACATATGAGAACTTGTAATTTTAGTCTCATTCATTCACATTAACAATccaaatttctaattttatatgttttttaCTTTTGCTCGGCTCAGGTTCAAACTGGTTTTGGAAGAACTGGAGATCATTTTTGGGGATTTCAAATGCACGGTATTAAACCGGACATTGTAACTATGGCTAAGGGTATTGGAAATGGATTTCCTATGGCTGCGGTAGTTACGACAGCTGAGATTGCAAAAGTATTGAATTATTCGTCTCATTTCAACACTTTTGGTGGAAATCCATTAGCTTGCAGTATTGGACTGAAAGTTTTACAGGTAAAGTAATCTACCACCTATACTTAGATTAATTCAGCATGGAAGCTTTCAATTTAATACTGTCGTAGTCATTGCACATCGATAAAACCGCAGGGACCCGTAAACTGTAGTTTGAACTTCGTGTTTTCTTAAAACCTggatagttgaaaaattattctcaaaattaataaaaaatcaaaaaaaagtgagaattttggcCTTTTCTTGTCAAGTACGATTCACTGCTAAATTAAGAGGACATCATCGTCCCTTATTGAGAGGGagtttggaagaaaaaaatgtttctcccACGTTCTTACGAGGTCTTCGCACATTTTTTGGTACCAAAGCTGcatttcaagaataaaaaaacaagaacaaaaatcagaataagtcggtgggtaggtaggtaggtctaggtatgttgttgaaaaattaagtcCCTGTTGTCTAATTGATATGCAATATCTATGTATTCGCTCGCATTCTTCCGCCATTGAAGATACCttaccctacctacctacctacctacctacgtacctactaaATCACGCATGCTTCACcctgtaggtatttaaattgaACAGGCGATGTTTCAATTACCTATAGGTAACTAACTACCTAAGTATACCAATACGTTCTATTTATGTACTTTGATTAATTTCCTACGTGCAGGTTATGAAAGAAGACGAATTACAATACAATTGTAAAATCGTTGGTACATATTTAATTGAAGAATTGGCCAAAATGAGGGATGAATTTGAATGTGTCGGAGATGTCAGAGGAAAAGGCCTCATGATTGGCGTAGAACTAGTGAAGAATAAAACTACTACAGTTCCTTTTAGTGCCGCtgattttgtaaatatttgGGAAGATTGTAAAAATATGGGCGTATTGATTGGACGAGGAGGACTGAATggaaatgtaagtacctataaaagtttttgaataaaCCCATacgcaattttcaaatcactaaAATTATGTTGCTGTGCAGGTGTTAAGATTTACTCCACCAATGTGTGTAACAAAAGAAGATGCAAAATTTACAGTTGATGTATTAagaaaagcattaaaaaattattataataatgcCAACAAAAATAAGTATTTATTGTAGGCTATCGTATTATGTAGGAACCTGGCGTAATGAgtcgaatgagaaaaaaaataaattacctatgGTACCTATCAACTTACTCAAGTAATgctgaatttcagtttcaaaaaaactgattattgtgtaggtatatgtaatgtATTTTCAACTAATTACTCAGCggaagtattcaatttttaagtttgtacatctacaatttttttacttactgattttgaattaaaattttaatgtagaGAGATCGAATAATTTAAGCATTACATTAATTACgaaaactatgatttttttctgcacaaGCGAGTACAGATGGATGATGTAGGTTTCTACCCTACTCGCATACTTGTAGGTGTATTCAGTCAAGAATCCTGCCGAAgtttatacatttttctcattatGT
The sequence above is a segment of the Planococcus citri chromosome 3, ihPlaCitr1.1, whole genome shotgun sequence genome. Coding sequences within it:
- the LOC135842166 gene encoding alanine--glyoxylate aminotransferase 2, mitochondrial-like, with amino-acid sequence MKNFSRITKIDVKNLKRCYCVSSSDSPKIPEFAYIPKPYKGLEYDKIQKIRNENIVPCIQQYYKKPLLLHEGKMQWLFDHEGKRYLDMFGGIVTVSIGHCHPKVTPTAHEQIDTLWHSTNIYQHPKLYEYAEELTSTLPSYLNVVYFVNSGSEANDLALFLARLYTKNFEIISFRNGYHGMSPYMMGTTALSTWRYNVPISFGVHHAMNPDVYRGLWGGKHCRDSLVQTTRDCDCTKYRCKASENYYEQLEEVFKYSIPCGHVAGLMAESIQGVGGIVHFPKGFLQKAYDLVHTNGGVCIADEVQTGFGRTGDHFWGFQMHGIKPDIVTMAKGIGNGFPMAAVVTTAEIAKVLNYSSHFNTFGGNPLACSIGLKVLQVMKEDELQYNCKIVGTYLIEELAKMRDEFECVGDVRGKGLMIGVELVKNKTTTVPFSAADFVNIWEDCKNMGVLIGRGGLNGNVLRFTPPMCVTKEDAKFTVDVLRKALKNYYNNANKNKYLL